From Bacteroides uniformis:
AGTATTTCGGGTTATCCAACGAACGGATAGGCTTATAGGAAGCCACCAACTTTCCCTTCGAAGCAATTCCTTCTGCCATAAAGACCGGCTCTTCCGGATGATGGTTCAAGTCCACATCCATCGCACCATCATCCCCTATCAACTGTACTTTGCCGGTCACTCCGTTGATACGGGCAGGGATTGCCATGCTGCGTGCCATGGAGACGAAGAAAATGTCACGACTATGGGCATCAGCCACACGGGCCTTCCAGACCCCTTCCGGAGAAATGGGAGCCCCTCCCAAATTACAGTCATTGTCTACCCGGATATTTTGGGCCACCCATGCCACCAGTTTCATCGGCTCTGCCTTGTATGCCTCAGCATCTTCCTTTGAGACGGCTTTCTTGAAAAATCCTTTATAGGGGGTCAGTATCTCGTTGCTTACGCGTGGATTGCGCACATATCTGCGGAAATGGTCGGCATTCTTGCACATACGGGATTGCATGTGGTCCATCAGAACTTCCAGTGTAACGTCGCGGAGGTCTTTTGCCGAAATCCGTTGGAGCAGGTCCAGACCTCCTCTTTTGGACTTTTCAGAGCGCAACCGTGCCATGAAGTCGGCAATGACCCGATGGTTTCCTCTGGAAGCGACCAGTATCCGTGAAACGGCATCTTCGTCGAGCTTGTACTGCCGGGCAAAATAACGCGCCGTCTCATCCGTCATGAACATAGACACATAAGCGTTGCGGATGGAATCTTCATGGACCATGCGGCGGTCATTCGCCGCACGCTGTTCGGGCGTAACCGCCGGCAACTCCGCATTTTCGGGGGGCGGCACAAGTTCAAAATCTACCGCATGGCCGTCGCCGGCAGTCTTATCCATCTTCACAACCAGTTCATGGTCCTTACCGAAAGAAAGTTTGGCATAGCCGAATTTTCCGTCTTTGGAAGCCCATACCAGCATGTCACCCTTACCGGCCGTCAAAAAAGCCTTTCCCTCTGCATCGGTCTGCTTCCGGGCTACAGTATAGAACTCCGCATAATTATAGAGCTTGAACTCCACACAAGCATCAGACACCGGATTTCCATGTCCGTCCATGACCGTAACTGTGGCCTTAGCCGTCGGTGCATAGTTACCGATTACATTGATTTCCGTATAAGTAGGAGTGACAGACATCACTTCCTCCGCTCCTTCATAACGTCCGAAGACCTTGGTATGCATCAGCATACCGCGACTGGCCGGAGCATTGAACCAACCAAGGTTGAGTACCGGTTCGGGTTCGCAGGCTCCAAGAAAATACCATTTCCCGTCTGCCCATGCTTCTACCCACGCATGATTGTCGTCGGTATGCGCCCACCGGGGTGTGTAGACCTGACGGGCAGGGATACCCACCGAACGCAAGGCGGCAACCAGCAAGGTAGATTCCTCGCCACAACGCCCGTATGCCGTGCGTACCGTTGCCAAAGGCGAACTGGTACGGGCATCGGAGGGAGTATAGATAGCCTTCTCGTGGCACCAGTGGTTCACCTCCAGAATGGCATCATAGAGGGACAGAGACTTGACACGATTCTTCAGTTCTTCGTAAAACACTACCCGTGCACTGTCCAGATGCTCATTGTTGACCCGCACCGGAAGTACAAAATGACGAAACAAATCCTCAGGAATAACTTTTCCCCAAGGCATCTCATCGGCAGCCTTTTGGGAGGCGCGCACGTTCATCAGATGAAATTCTCCGGAATAATCGGCAATGTCTGCCAAAGGCATATAGGCATAAAGGAACTCCAAAGCTTCGCGTTCGTACGACGTCAAGTCCGTATCGAATATGGCAAACAAATCGCCCTGCGGCAACCTTTCTTTTTTTTGATTGAAATCCTGCTCCACACGTTGGCGGTAAGAAGTGTCTGTAATGAAAGAACGTTTGCCGCAAGAGGCAAGCAAACATACCAGTCCGAGAAATCCCAGAAGTCGTGCAACTCGTTTCATAATGCAATTATTAAGGTTGAGCCACAAAAATAGTGTAAATCGTCCGCAAAAGAAAATTAATTCCCGTTTTTACTTACATAATCACTCTACTTCAGATGTATCACCAAAGTCGTGTCTCCGGAAAAAGTGAAGCTGCATTTGTCATAAGACGGCGGGCCCATAACGCCTTGAGCATCATTACTGAACCCGTACTTCTCTGTAGGAATGCCGAAAACGGCAGTATCCAGTTTCCCGTTTCCGTTCTCGTCTTGAAACAGCGAAATGGCATACGTACCCGCAGGTAACCCCTGGCAAGGAATGGAGAGCGACGTATCTTTCACATCTATCCGGAAGGCGGTCAAGGGTTTCTTCATGAATGTTTCTTCCGAATTGTAGATGGCGACATAGAGATGCCCCTCCACCTTTTCAATGTCACACACTTCAATAGTCAGGTTCTGGGCAAAGAGCAGCTGGGCGGCACTTTGCATTACAAATACTAAAAAAATAATCATTGCTTTCATCTTTGTTTATTTTAAAAAGGGTTATTGTCTAAAAATTGGATACATCGTAGGCGGCCTTCTTGCCTAAAGTCACATATACTCCTACATAGAAAAAATGGTCGCTGGAAGCCAGGACAGCCTTGTTATCCACCTTACCGAACTCATTCTTCCGGCAAAGGATATTGCTGGCGGAAGCATGGATAATTACCTTCTTGCTTGCCAGGAAGGTCACACCCAAATCCAGACTGTTATAAGGCTTCACTTCATCGTTCATCAGACCCGGCAGCATGGGGTTATGATAAGGACGTCCGCTACTGAAACGGTCGGTCACGCTGACAATGGAACGCAGGCGAGGCAAGGAATACTTCACCACCCAGGCTGCATTATGCCGTGTAGCATACTGAGGAGTAGTCAGTTCCAGATACTCCCGATATTTACGTTTGGCTATATTATAGGTATAGGATAACTGGTATTCCAGATTCTTGAAGGACGCTCTATCACGGAAGAACAAGTCTATGCCTTTGCTGTGTCCATAACCGTTGGAGGTCAAGAATACAGCTTTCGTATCGGCATCCGTTTCCTCCAATGCCAGACGGTCATAATCCTTATAATAAAGTTCAGCTTTACAGAAACGCCCTTCATAGTCGTACTGAACGCCTAAATTGTACTGCATACATACTTCCGACATCAACTGCGGCCGACGCACCAGACAGTTGTTCTCGGGCAACTGTGTGTATCGCCCTACAATCCCCGACAGCATCATGTTTCCCCAATAATAGTTCGCCGCCAGCCGGGGAGAGAAATTCATCTTACGGTTCGGAGAAGTGTATTCCGTGCGAAAAGAAAACTCCATCTTCAATTGTTCCATCGGATAATAAGCCATCGAAAAGAAACCCGCACCAATGGTAGGCGACATGCGATTGCTGTCATCCGTCCCGCACAACAGATAATGATTCCTGTAATTGCGGATATAGCTCTCTATCCCCATATCCAGGCGGAATACCGATGACAGCCGTTTGGAAACTTTAGCCTTCAGATGCGTCTCTTGCTGATGTTCCAGCCAGTTATCACCCGAAACAACTGCTCCTCCCATTCTCCGGTTATAGTAAGAATAGGCCGCCCCTGCAAACCAACTCCACTCTCTGGAAGTATGCCTGCGAAAGGTTGCATTTACATAGATATTGTCTTCACCCAGCCCGAACAATCTGCGGTTATCCCCTTCGTAAGTGGAAAAGTCCGTCCGGTCGTATTGTGCGTAAACCTTCCATACCACTCTTTCATCAAGAGTATAACGGAACTGGACAGCTCCGGAAAACATCCGGTAAGGCTTCTCGAAATCCCTCCTGCCCGAATAAACCTTGTCATACAAACCCAGGTTCTGATAATTCAAGTCAACAGACAAGGATCCTCTGTCAAAAGTCTTTGTGCCCCCTCCACCAACACCGACAACGGAAGCGTTCACTCCGACTTTATCGACCTTGCTGTAATCTTTTGTTTCCAATGGCAAGACTGCCGA
This genomic window contains:
- a CDS encoding transglutaminase domain-containing protein, giving the protein MKRVARLLGFLGLVCLLASCGKRSFITDTSYRQRVEQDFNQKKERLPQGDLFAIFDTDLTSYEREALEFLYAYMPLADIADYSGEFHLMNVRASQKAADEMPWGKVIPEDLFRHFVLPVRVNNEHLDSARVVFYEELKNRVKSLSLYDAILEVNHWCHEKAIYTPSDARTSSPLATVRTAYGRCGEESTLLVAALRSVGIPARQVYTPRWAHTDDNHAWVEAWADGKWYFLGACEPEPVLNLGWFNAPASRGMLMHTKVFGRYEGAEEVMSVTPTYTEINVIGNYAPTAKATVTVMDGHGNPVSDACVEFKLYNYAEFYTVARKQTDAEGKAFLTAGKGDMLVWASKDGKFGYAKLSFGKDHELVVKMDKTAGDGHAVDFELVPPPENAELPAVTPEQRAANDRRMVHEDSIRNAYVSMFMTDETARYFARQYKLDEDAVSRILVASRGNHRVIADFMARLRSEKSKRGGLDLLQRISAKDLRDVTLEVLMDHMQSRMCKNADHFRRYVRNPRVSNEILTPYKGFFKKAVSKEDAEAYKAEPMKLVAWVAQNIRVDNDCNLGGAPISPEGVWKARVADAHSRDIFFVSMARSMAIPARINGVTGKVQLIGDDGAMDVDLNHHPEEPVFMAEGIASKGKLVASYKPIRSLDNPKYYSHFTLSKQTPQGSLQLLSYDEGDADMGGGTTWSNLLKEGTALEAGDYVLVTGTRLASGAVLSKTTFFNILPEKTTEIELVMRESEDEVQVIGNFNSESLFTPLPDAGSAARQSLLQACGRGYFVVGILGVNQEPTNHALRDIASFKADLEKWGRKMVLLFPNEAKAGKFARESFPDLPSTIIYGIDTDGIAAQIAESMKLKHKESLPMFIIADTFNRVVFVSQGYTIGLGEQLMKTIKGL
- a CDS encoding DUF2141 domain-containing protein; the encoded protein is MKAMIIFLVFVMQSAAQLLFAQNLTIEVCDIEKVEGHLYVAIYNSEETFMKKPLTAFRIDVKDTSLSIPCQGLPAGTYAISLFQDENGNGKLDTAVFGIPTEKYGFSNDAQGVMGPPSYDKCSFTFSGDTTLVIHLK
- a CDS encoding TonB-dependent receptor plug domain-containing protein yields the protein MKRETVFGILGVLLYTQPSVAQKSVTDTVRLNFNIDSVALEEVVVKGARTPAANSRWSDMHPVELVTVGGANGDLYKALQTLPGTQVQGETGELLVRGGGSYETQTFIDGMHVLNPYTSNGINTPARSRYSTFMFSGVNLASGGASQEYGEALSAVLPLETKDYSKVDKVGVNASVVGVGGGGTKTFDRGSLSVDLNYQNLGLYDKVYSGRRDFEKPYRMFSGAVQFRYTLDERVVWKVYAQYDRTDFSTYEGDNRRLFGLGEDNIYVNATFRRHTSREWSWFAGAAYSYYNRRMGGAVVSGDNWLEHQQETHLKAKVSKRLSSVFRLDMGIESYIRNYRNHYLLCGTDDSNRMSPTIGAGFFSMAYYPMEQLKMEFSFRTEYTSPNRKMNFSPRLAANYYWGNMMLSGIVGRYTQLPENNCLVRRPQLMSEVCMQYNLGVQYDYEGRFCKAELYYKDYDRLALEETDADTKAVFLTSNGYGHSKGIDLFFRDRASFKNLEYQLSYTYNIAKRKYREYLELTTPQYATRHNAAWVVKYSLPRLRSIVSVTDRFSSGRPYHNPMLPGLMNDEVKPYNSLDLGVTFLASKKVIIHASASNILCRKNEFGKVDNKAVLASSDHFFYVGVYVTLGKKAAYDVSNF